A single region of the Methanothrix sp. genome encodes:
- a CDS encoding BatA domain-containing protein, which produces MPFRNPYALLGLLSILPLIVLYLIKPKPRDVLFPSIRFLEAGKARRSAALSRMIKDPLFWLQLLILILLSIAAAGPYTLERGSPGSHLVLVLDVSASMESTFQNALGIASSELSGYDRVSIVLAESIPVVALREGSPDEARSMLGKISVLDLSADISSAINLAYTLTGPEGGDILVISDFMSWIGDDPGATRDSLTATGASIVFADTGGGGDNVGIVGGWLTETYEGINYTCRIHNYGSARDLTIRVASQGGSSEHRTLMDADSDYYLSLSLPSGISTVSLDVRDAVSADNTAYIYAPSRGETRILYVGESGPTLAALRAIGSVDTSGEPKGYDLVVIRNSSIDGDLNRYVDSGGRIIYIPQENSPSPEYLPVRITGVVNRTGIPWARNPVFGEGIHFEEIGMRAYLEAVPRRGATTIVEVNSVPLLAYWQLGRGTVVYNALEYGSDFHLRPEYPVFWYELIRWLTGAPSLDDLNRKTGEVVPLDRQTTISTPGGTVTTQLLLLDRAGLYTFDGRRIAANLYDPAESDLRNGGSYDPGSFRSSVSTEKLVERDLSVWVILAALMLLMAELGIVRWRREL; this is translated from the coding sequence ATGCCGTTCAGAAATCCATATGCACTCCTCGGACTTCTCAGCATACTGCCGCTGATCGTCCTCTACCTCATAAAACCGAAGCCCCGTGATGTTCTCTTCCCGAGCATAAGGTTTCTTGAGGCTGGAAAGGCCAGGAGATCCGCAGCCCTGAGCAGGATGATAAAGGATCCGCTCTTCTGGCTGCAGCTCCTCATTCTCATTCTTCTATCTATTGCAGCTGCCGGGCCATATACCCTGGAGAGGGGGAGCCCCGGCTCGCATCTCGTTCTTGTTCTGGATGTCTCTGCGAGCATGGAGAGCACATTCCAGAACGCGCTTGGCATAGCATCATCAGAGCTCTCCGGATACGACAGGGTGAGCATAGTTCTGGCGGAGAGCATACCTGTCGTGGCGCTCAGAGAGGGCAGCCCTGATGAGGCGCGATCCATGCTCGGTAAGATCTCGGTGCTCGATCTCTCCGCGGACATATCGAGCGCCATTAACCTGGCATACACCCTGACAGGTCCTGAGGGCGGTGATATCCTCGTCATCTCAGACTTCATGAGCTGGATCGGAGACGATCCAGGCGCCACAAGGGACTCCCTCACCGCGACGGGCGCCAGCATAGTCTTCGCGGACACAGGCGGGGGAGGGGACAACGTCGGGATCGTGGGAGGCTGGCTGACAGAGACATACGAGGGGATCAACTACACATGCAGGATCCACAACTACGGATCTGCGAGGGATCTCACGATAAGGGTCGCATCACAGGGCGGCAGCTCAGAGCACAGAACGCTCATGGATGCGGACTCAGACTACTACCTCTCCCTCAGCCTCCCATCCGGCATCAGCACAGTATCTCTCGATGTCAGGGATGCGGTATCCGCTGACAACACTGCGTACATCTACGCCCCGTCCCGGGGTGAGACGAGGATTCTCTACGTGGGAGAGAGCGGTCCCACACTGGCGGCGCTCAGGGCAATTGGCAGCGTTGATACCAGTGGAGAGCCAAAGGGCTATGACCTGGTGGTGATAAGGAACAGCTCTATCGATGGCGATCTGAACAGGTATGTTGACTCCGGAGGAAGGATCATTTACATCCCGCAGGAGAACTCCCCGAGCCCGGAGTATCTGCCCGTAAGGATAACGGGCGTGGTGAACAGGACAGGCATCCCCTGGGCGAGAAATCCTGTATTCGGAGAAGGAATACACTTCGAGGAGATCGGGATGAGGGCGTACCTCGAGGCCGTGCCCAGGCGCGGAGCTACGACCATTGTTGAGGTGAACAGCGTTCCCTTGCTCGCATACTGGCAGCTCGGCAGGGGGACTGTCGTGTACAACGCGCTCGAGTACGGCAGCGATTTCCATCTGCGGCCTGAGTACCCTGTCTTCTGGTATGAATTGATCAGATGGCTGACAGGCGCTCCGTCGCTGGATGATCTCAACAGGAAGACCGGAGAGGTTGTGCCATTGGACAGACAGACGACCATAAGCACGCCTGGAGGCACGGTTACCACACAGCTCCTCCTTCTCGACAGGGCGGGTCTGTACACCTTTGACGGAAGGAGAATCGCTGCGAACCTCTACGATCCCGCCGAGTCTGATCTGAGAAATGGAGGATCCTATGATCCCGGAAGCTTCAGATCCAGCGTCAGTACGGAGAAGCTCGTGGAGAGGGATCTCTCTGTCTGGGTCATTCTGGCGGCTCTGATGCTTCTCATGGCCGAGCTCGGAATAGTGAGATGGAGGAGGGAGCTTTGA
- a CDS encoding TatD family hydrolase: MEVIDAHCHLDFKHFNKDRMDVIERARAAGVVEMINSGVDLQTNRETLKLARSHEFIHATLGLSPNSLDRMRPGDVDIVLEEIRQNSGEIIGVGEAGLDYYRCSDLALRKQQVDVFRRVIELAEELDKPLVIHARDTEDIAFDLVKDMGKVVFHCYSGSLETMRKIVDRGFYVSIATVVCRSVKHQALARSVPLDHLLIETDSPFLSPRRGRNEPLFILDSLNLIARLRGMDPEDLARATVRNTRRIYGM, from the coding sequence GTGGAAGTCATAGATGCACACTGTCATCTCGATTTCAAGCACTTCAACAAGGACAGGATGGATGTTATAGAGAGGGCGAGAGCTGCAGGCGTTGTGGAGATGATCAACTCCGGAGTTGACCTTCAGACGAACAGGGAGACGCTGAAGCTGGCCAGGTCGCATGAGTTCATCCACGCGACCCTGGGCCTCAGCCCAAACTCCCTAGACCGGATGAGGCCCGGGGATGTGGATATCGTCCTCGAGGAGATCCGGCAGAACTCCGGGGAGATAATCGGGGTCGGAGAGGCGGGGCTGGATTACTACAGGTGCAGCGATCTGGCTCTGAGAAAGCAGCAGGTTGATGTCTTCCGCAGGGTGATAGAGCTCGCAGAGGAGCTCGACAAGCCGCTTGTGATACACGCCAGGGATACCGAGGATATCGCGTTCGATCTTGTGAAGGACATGGGGAAGGTGGTGTTCCACTGCTACAGCGGAAGCCTGGAGACCATGAGGAAGATCGTCGACAGGGGATTTTACGTGTCAATTGCAACAGTTGTGTGCAGATCTGTGAAGCACCAGGCTCTGGCCAGGAGCGTGCCTTTGGATCACCTGCTCATTGAGACAGACAGCCCGTTTCTCTCTCCCCGGCGGGGCAGGAACGAGCCTTTATTCATACTGGACTCGCTCAACCTCATAGCGCGGCTGAGGGGAATGGATCCTGAGGATCTTGCCAGGGCGACTGTGAGGAACACCAGAAGGATCTACGGAATGTGA
- a CDS encoding 2-isopropylmalate synthase produces MRIFDTTLRDGEQTPGVSLTPEEKLIIARQLDKLGVNVIEAGFPVSSRGEFESVKAIANEGLTATVCGLSRIIRSDIDRCLDAGVGMVHVFVSTSDIQIAHTIKKSREEIVADSIKAVEYVKDHGVLCLFSAMDATRTPPAFLREIFKAVENAGADIINIPDTVGVMAPSAFHRLVKEVCSYMNILVDVHCHNDFGLAVANSLAAVEAGAREVQVTVNGLGERAGNANLAETVMSLHSIYGAKTSIKTQYLVETARLVERLTETRIPINAPIVGDNAFSHESGIHSHGVIERSDTFEPGIMTPEMVGHRRRIVLGKHTGRHAVKKVLEESGYHPTEDQLQEILQRIKELGDKGKQVTDADLQTIAEVVLGEIAKGEQALVLKEVAVMTGNTITPTATVRALFRGEEKVLANIGVGPVDAAVKAVREILGQDSLIRVRDFRIEAITGGSDALAEVVIGVEDTEGRKVSARSAREDIVMASVEALVSAINRLLLLEERASK; encoded by the coding sequence GTGAGGATATTCGACACTACCCTGAGGGATGGCGAGCAGACTCCGGGGGTCTCGCTCACCCCTGAGGAGAAGCTCATAATCGCCAGGCAGCTCGACAAGCTCGGGGTCAACGTCATAGAGGCTGGCTTTCCTGTATCGTCCAGGGGCGAGTTCGAATCCGTCAAGGCCATAGCAAATGAGGGGCTCACCGCCACAGTCTGCGGCCTCTCCAGGATCATCAGGAGCGATATCGACAGGTGTCTCGATGCAGGTGTCGGCATGGTCCATGTCTTCGTATCGACATCTGACATACAGATAGCACACACGATAAAGAAGAGCAGGGAGGAGATAGTTGCAGACTCGATAAAGGCGGTCGAGTACGTGAAGGATCATGGTGTTCTCTGCCTCTTCTCAGCCATGGACGCCACCAGGACGCCCCCCGCCTTCCTCAGGGAGATCTTCAAGGCTGTTGAGAACGCCGGCGCTGACATAATAAACATACCCGACACCGTGGGCGTCATGGCGCCGTCCGCGTTCCACCGGCTCGTGAAAGAGGTCTGCAGCTACATGAACATACTCGTGGATGTGCACTGCCACAACGACTTCGGGCTTGCGGTGGCTAACAGCCTGGCAGCTGTGGAGGCGGGCGCGCGGGAGGTCCAGGTCACAGTCAACGGGCTGGGTGAGCGGGCAGGCAACGCGAACCTCGCAGAGACCGTCATGAGCCTGCACTCGATATACGGAGCGAAGACATCGATAAAGACGCAGTATCTCGTTGAGACTGCAAGGCTTGTCGAAAGGCTCACAGAGACCAGGATACCGATAAATGCGCCGATCGTCGGAGACAACGCGTTTTCCCACGAGAGCGGCATACACAGCCATGGGGTTATCGAGAGAAGCGACACATTCGAGCCCGGGATAATGACGCCTGAGATGGTCGGCCACAGGCGCAGGATCGTTCTCGGAAAGCACACGGGAAGGCACGCGGTGAAGAAGGTGCTCGAGGAGTCCGGCTATCATCCGACAGAGGATCAGCTCCAGGAGATCCTCCAGAGGATAAAGGAGCTGGGCGACAAGGGCAAGCAGGTCACAGACGCGGATCTCCAGACCATCGCAGAGGTCGTCCTGGGCGAGATCGCAAAGGGGGAGCAGGCGCTCGTCCTCAAGGAGGTGGCTGTGATGACCGGTAACACGATAACGCCCACAGCCACGGTCAGGGCGCTGTTCCGGGGCGAGGAGAAGGTACTCGCAAACATCGGTGTTGGTCCAGTCGATGCTGCCGTGAAGGCTGTGAGGGAGATACTCGGCCAGGACAGCCTGATCAGGGTGAGGGATTTCAGGATAGAGGCGATCACAGGGGGATCTGATGCCCTTGCAGAGGTCGTGATAGGGGTTGAGGATACCGAGGGAAGGAAGGTATCCGCCCGGTCTGCGCGGGAGGACATAGTCATGGCATCGGTGGAGGCGCTTGTCAGCGCCATAAACCGCCTTCTGCTCCTCGAGGAACGTGCATCCAAGTAA